The Takifugu flavidus isolate HTHZ2018 chromosome 21, ASM371156v2, whole genome shotgun sequence genome has a window encoding:
- the wasf2 gene encoding wiskott-Aldrich syndrome protein family member 2: protein MPLVTRNIEPRHVCRQTVPSNIRSELECVTNISLANVIRQLGSLSKYAEDVFGELFVQAGAFAVRVNTLGERVDRLQVKVTQLDPKEEEVSLQGITTRKAFRSSLTQDQQLFTRPSLPMPVQDTYSTCNPPPPLNQLSQYRDDGREALKFYTDPSYFFDLWKEKMLQDTKDIMKEKRKHRKEKKDHLNPRTLNPRKVKTRKEEWERLKMGKEFVVPKNDLMNSSEALNGSIGSGDGFSSEGFDQSTSSYAYEPGTPMSPPGTDDFLPPPPPDMTYSDGQYGAPTQKRVSVLSPNHPPPAPPMSSPPPISRPHLSPPPAPPPPPPPSGMGVLPPPPDFEGPPPPPPLSNSGASYPSPPAPPSPPSMSAVSPPPPPPMFGGGGPPPPPPPPPPPGPPPAAHASVPPPPPGGLAPSSAPKPPPEPVSDARSDLLQAIRQGFNLRKVEAQREQEKRDLFGNDVAAILSRRIAVECSDSEDDSSEFDDDEWSE, encoded by the exons ATGCCGTTGGTAACAAGAAATATCGAACCGCGGCACGTGTGTCGCCAGACCGTCCCTTCCAATATCCGCAGTGAGCTGGAATGTGTGACCAACATCAGCCTTGCAAATGTTATCCGTCAGCTCGGCAGCCTCA GCAAGTATGCAGAGGATGTGTTCGGGGAGCTGTTTGTTCAGGCTGGAGCATTTGCGGTCCGAGTTAACACGCTGGGTGAGCGGGTGGATCGTCTGCAGGTGAAAGTCACCCAGCTGGACCCAAAAGAAGAGGAGG TCTCTCTTCAGGGCATCACGACCCGTAAAGCTTTCCGTAGCAGTCTGACTCAGGACCAGCAGTTGTTCACCAGGCCGTCTCTGCCAATGCCCGTTCAGGATACCTATTCAACATGcaacccacccccacctctcaaCCAACTCAGCCAATACCG GGATGATGGGAGGGAAGCCCTGAAGTTTTACACCGATCCCTCCTACTTCTTTGACTTGTGGAAGGAGAAGATGTTGCAGGACACGAAGGACATCATGAAGGAGAAACGCAAGCACCGA aaggagaagaaagaccaTCTGAACCCACGGACACTCAATCCTCGCAAGGTCAAGACCAGGAAAGAGGAATGGGAACGCCTTAAAATGGGAAAGGAATTTGTGGTGCCAAAGAACGATTTGAT GAATTCTTCTGAGGCTTTAAATGGTAGCATTGGATCTGGAGACGGTTTCAGTTCAGAAGGTTTTGATCAGAGCACCAGCTCCTATGCATATGAGCCCGGCACCCCTATGTCTCCTCCTGGTACCGAtgacttcctgcctcctccacctccagacaTGAC ATACAGCGATGGACAGTACGGAGCTCCGACTCAAAAGCGCGTCAGTGTGCTGAGTCCAAACCACCCACCCCCTGCTCCCCCCATGTCCTCACCCCCGCCCATCTCTCGTCCCCACCTGTCGCCTccccctgcacctcctccacctcccccgcCCTCTGGCATGGGAGTCCTTCCACCTCCCCCTGACTTTGAAGGccccccgcctcctccgccaCTTTCCAACTCTGGTGCCTCCTACCCCTCCCCACCCGCTCCTCCGTCTCCCCCCTCGATGTccgctgtttctcctcctccacctcctccaatGTTTGGAGGCGGTggcccaccaccacctcctccccctcctcctccgcctggCCCTCCTCCTGCCGCTCACGCTTCTgttcccccgcctccccccggTGGTTTGGCACCCAGTTCTGCTCCCAAACCTCCACCTGAGCCTGTTAGTGATGCCCGCAGCGATCTATTGCAGGCTATTCGACAAG GATTCAACCTGCGTAAGGTCGAGGCCCAGCGTGAGCAGGAAAAGAGGGATCTCTTTGGCAACGACGTGGCCGCCATCTTGTCCCGCCGCATCGCCGTGGAGTGCAGCGACAGCGAGGACGATTCTTCGGAGTTTGACGACGACGAGTGGTCTGAATAA